Proteins encoded by one window of Brevibacterium atlanticum:
- a CDS encoding acyl-CoA dehydrogenase family protein, translating into MITIDRTHPSWMTGDVAELFDLSADFFEKEAVPQFEKWRRQHRVDREFWRQAGEVGLLCPSIPAEYGGGGGSFLHFAAVAEAVARSGDRSWSHTVHSGIVAHYILDYGTEEQRRRWLPPMGCGERVGAIAMTEPGAGSDLKAISTTAVREGENFIINGSKTFISNGQNADIIIVAAKTDPEAGAKGVSLIVVETDGAEGFQRGRVLDKIGQKGADTSELFFDDVVVPAENLLGELDSGFFMMMSQLRQERLIIGITAVSAAEAAVRVTTDYVNERQAFGAPLIKLQNTRFELAECATLARVGRVFLDDCITRHMRDDFGADEAAMCKWWLTDVQCRIADRCLQLFGGYGYVLDFPIAHLFADARVQKIYGGANEVQKELIARTLDRTPREPRRA; encoded by the coding sequence ACAGCATCGGGTGGACAGGGAGTTCTGGCGGCAAGCCGGCGAGGTGGGCCTGCTCTGCCCCTCCATCCCCGCCGAATACGGCGGCGGGGGCGGATCATTCCTCCACTTCGCCGCCGTCGCCGAGGCGGTCGCCCGCTCCGGCGATCGGTCGTGGAGCCACACCGTCCACAGCGGGATCGTCGCCCACTACATCCTCGACTACGGCACGGAGGAGCAGCGCCGTCGCTGGCTTCCCCCGATGGGCTGCGGGGAGAGGGTCGGGGCCATCGCCATGACCGAACCGGGCGCCGGGTCCGACCTCAAGGCGATCTCGACGACCGCGGTGCGCGAGGGCGAGAACTTCATCATCAACGGTTCGAAGACGTTCATCTCGAATGGGCAGAACGCCGACATCATCATCGTCGCGGCGAAGACCGACCCGGAGGCCGGGGCCAAGGGCGTCTCCCTCATCGTCGTCGAGACCGACGGGGCCGAAGGCTTCCAGCGCGGTCGGGTCCTCGACAAGATCGGGCAGAAGGGCGCCGACACCTCTGAGCTGTTCTTCGACGATGTCGTCGTCCCCGCCGAGAACCTCCTCGGCGAACTCGACTCCGGCTTCTTCATGATGATGAGCCAGCTGAGGCAGGAACGGCTCATCATCGGCATCACTGCCGTCTCCGCCGCCGAGGCGGCGGTCCGGGTGACCACCGACTACGTCAATGAGCGGCAGGCCTTCGGCGCCCCGCTCATCAAGCTCCAGAACACCCGGTTCGAACTCGCCGAATGCGCCACCCTGGCCCGGGTGGGCCGGGTCTTCCTCGACGACTGCATCACCCGGCACATGCGTGATGACTTCGGCGCCGACGAGGCGGCCATGTGCAAATGGTGGCTGACCGACGTCCAGTGCCGGATCGCCGATCGATGCCTGCAGCTCTTCGGCGGATACGGCTACGTGCTCGACTTCCCGATCGCCCACCTGTTCGCCGATGCCCGGGTGCAGAAGATCTACGGCGGAGCCAACGAGGTGCAGAAGGAGCTCATCGCGCGCACTCTCGACCGCACCCCGCGGGAGCCGAGGAGGGCCTGA